The Nocardia sp. BMG51109 nucleotide sequence GCCGCCGCCCCGGAATGACAGCCTCGAAAGGACACTGACACATGGATTTCCAACTGAACGAGGATCAGCGCGAATTCCGTTCCGCCCTGCGCCGATTGGTGGACTCCGCGATCGTGCCGGTGGCGCGGGACTGGGAGCAGTCCGGCCGCTATCCGACCGAGATCGTCGAGCAGATGAAGCAGATGGGCCTGTTCGGCCTGACGATCCCGGAGGAGTACGGCGGGTCCGGCGCCGACTTCGTCTCGTTCACGCTGATGTTCGAGGAGATCGCGCGGGGCTGGATGGGCGTGGCCGGCATCCTGGGCAGCCACTCGCTGGCGTGCTGGATGCTCTCGCGGCACGGCACCGACGAGCAGAAGTCCCGGTACCTGCCGGAGCTGGCGACCGGGGCGCGCCGCACCGGCATCGCGCTGACCGAACCCGACGCGGGCACGGACCTGCAGGGCATCCGCACGGTCGCCACCCGCGACGGCGACGACTACATCATCAACGGCAGCAAGATGTGGATCACCAACGCGCGCTACGCCGATCCGCTGCCGGTGCTGGTGAAGACCGATCCGTCGGCCTCGCCGGCACACAAGGGCATGAGCGTGCTGCTGGTGGACGCCGACGCCCCGGGCTTCGAGGTGACCAGGGACATCCCGAAGCTCGGTTACAAGGGCACCGAATCGTGCGAGGTGGTGTTCACCGGCGTCCGGGTTCCTTCGCGAAACCTGTTGGGCGGCACCGAGGGCCGCGGCATGCAGCAGGTGCTGTCGGCGCTGGAGATCGGCCGGCTGAACATCGCCGGGCGCAGCCTGGGCATCGCGCAGCGCGCCTACGACGAGTCGCTCGACTATGCCAACGGGCGGCAGGCATTCGGTCAGCCGATCGCCGGCTTCCAGGCGATCCAGATGAAGCTGGCGGATATGGCGACCCAGTTGCAGGCGGCCCGGCTGCTCACCTACTGGGCGGCGACCCACGTGGACCGCGGCGAGCGCTCGGATCTGCAGACCGGCATGGCCAAGCTGTTCGCCTCCGAGGTCGCGTTGCAGGCGGCCCAGAACGCCATGCGCATCCACGGCGGCTACGGCTTCTCGACCGAATTCGAAGTCGAACGGCTGTACCGGGATTCGATCCTGATGACGATCGGCGAGGGCACCAGCGACATCATGCGCACCGTCATCGCCCGCTCGCTGAGCGCGGGCAAGGGAAAGGTCGGCTGGTGACCGCGCCGCCGCGCAGCTGGCTGTTCTGCCCGGCCGACCGGCTGGACCGGCTGGCCGGGGCGGCCGCCCGCGCCGATGTCGTGATCGCGGACCTCGAGGATGCCGTCGCACCCGCCGAGAAGCCGGGTGCGCGAGACGGTTTGGTGGGCTGGCTGCGCGAGAATCCGGCGACCGCCGCCGCGGTGTGGGTGCGCATCAACAGCCATTCCGACTATCTCGCGGGCGATCTGGACGCGCTGCTCGGTGAGGTACCGTTCGCCGGCATCGTGATACCGAAAGCCGAAGCGGCCCAGGTGCGTTCGCTCGCGGAACGGACCGACCGCCCCCTGCTTCCGCTGCTGGAGACCGCGGCGGGCCTGTGGCAGGCGGCCGAGATCGCGGCGTGTGCCACGGTACGCACGCTCGGCATCGGCGAATACGACCTGTCCGTCGAACTCGGCACGGCCGCACCGGATGTCGATGCCGGACCGCTGGCCTGGGCGCGCTCGCGGGTGGTCGCGGCGGCGTCGGCGGCGGGCATCGCCCCGCCGCCCGCCCCGGTCTCGGCCGTCCTCGACGACGACGCGGGTTTCCGCGCGGATACGGCCACGCTGCAGCGCTGGGGCTTCTTCGGCCGGATGTGCATCCACCCGGCCCAGGCCGCGGCGGTGCACGAGGTTCTCACCCCGGCTCCCGCCGAGGTCGACCGCGCCCGCGAGATCGTCGCGAGCGCCGAACAGGCCGACCGCGAGGGCTCCGGCGTCCTCGTGCTCGACGGCAAGCTTGTCGACCTCGCCGTCGTCCGCCGAGCCCGCCGCACCCTCGCCCTCTCCGAGTAGCCGCGCCGGCTGAATCCTCGCCGTGAACTTGCCCACAGGTCCGGATGC carries:
- a CDS encoding acyl-CoA dehydrogenase family protein, coding for MDFQLNEDQREFRSALRRLVDSAIVPVARDWEQSGRYPTEIVEQMKQMGLFGLTIPEEYGGSGADFVSFTLMFEEIARGWMGVAGILGSHSLACWMLSRHGTDEQKSRYLPELATGARRTGIALTEPDAGTDLQGIRTVATRDGDDYIINGSKMWITNARYADPLPVLVKTDPSASPAHKGMSVLLVDADAPGFEVTRDIPKLGYKGTESCEVVFTGVRVPSRNLLGGTEGRGMQQVLSALEIGRLNIAGRSLGIAQRAYDESLDYANGRQAFGQPIAGFQAIQMKLADMATQLQAARLLTYWAATHVDRGERSDLQTGMAKLFASEVALQAAQNAMRIHGGYGFSTEFEVERLYRDSILMTIGEGTSDIMRTVIARSLSAGKGKVGW
- a CDS encoding CoA ester lyase, with protein sequence MTAPPRSWLFCPADRLDRLAGAAARADVVIADLEDAVAPAEKPGARDGLVGWLRENPATAAAVWVRINSHSDYLAGDLDALLGEVPFAGIVIPKAEAAQVRSLAERTDRPLLPLLETAAGLWQAAEIAACATVRTLGIGEYDLSVELGTAAPDVDAGPLAWARSRVVAAASAAGIAPPPAPVSAVLDDDAGFRADTATLQRWGFFGRMCIHPAQAAAVHEVLTPAPAEVDRAREIVASAEQADREGSGVLVLDGKLVDLAVVRRARRTLALSE